One window from the genome of Frankiales bacterium encodes:
- a CDS encoding alpha/beta hydrolase, with amino-acid sequence MPEIVANSVLPARREPITITTDDGLRLVGELATPVDRPPVATMVCLHPLPTHGGMMDSHLYRKAAWRLPALAGIAVLRFNTRGTSSAAGTSEGEFDAAEGEGHDLRAAVRDAEDLGLPHPWLVGWSFGTDVVLRHGDIDPIEGAVLISPPLRYSTDADLDRWAASGRRLTALVPELDDYLRPDEARARFARVPQAEVVGVEGAKHLWVGEKYVRIVLDAIVAHLVPGAGPLPDEYDGPMERWNDL; translated from the coding sequence ATGCCCGAGATCGTGGCCAACAGCGTGCTGCCGGCCCGCCGCGAGCCGATCACGATCACCACCGACGACGGCCTGCGCCTCGTCGGCGAGCTGGCGACGCCGGTGGACCGCCCGCCCGTGGCGACGATGGTCTGCCTGCACCCGCTGCCGACCCACGGCGGCATGATGGACAGCCACCTCTACCGCAAGGCGGCATGGCGGCTGCCGGCCCTCGCCGGGATCGCGGTGCTGCGGTTCAACACCCGCGGCACGTCGAGCGCGGCCGGCACGAGCGAGGGCGAGTTCGACGCGGCCGAGGGCGAGGGCCACGACCTGCGCGCCGCCGTGCGCGACGCCGAGGACCTCGGGCTGCCGCACCCGTGGCTGGTCGGGTGGTCGTTCGGCACCGACGTCGTGCTCCGGCACGGCGACATCGACCCGATCGAGGGCGCCGTGCTGATCTCGCCGCCGCTGCGCTACTCCACGGACGCCGACCTCGACCGCTGGGCGGCGTCGGGCCGACGGCTCACCGCCCTGGTGCCCGAGCTGGACGACTACCTGCGTCCCGACGAGGCCCGGGCGCGCTTCGCCCGCGTGCCGCAGGCCGAGGTGGTGGGCGTCGAGGGCGCGAAGCACCTGTGGGTGGGGGAGAAGTACGTCAGGATCGTGCTGGACGCGATCGTCGCCCACCTGGTGCCCGGTGCCGGGCCGCTGCCCGACGAGTACGACGGACCGATGGAGAGGTGGAACGACCTGTGA